One Acropora palmata chromosome 2, jaAcrPala1.3, whole genome shotgun sequence genomic window carries:
- the LOC141874754 gene encoding vesicular glutamate transporter 3-like, which yields MPVISPPKRYVLSGMIFVGFFVMSGLRVNLNVAIGAMVNNHTAVVDGQTICREAEFHWEPKLRGVILGAFYYGYMIFQIPGGWLALRLGGARLFGIAILVASIFTLLTPMATRWSPIALIVLRILEGLALGVLFPCNHAIWSRWAPLAERTTLVTVSITGTSIGYLLTMPISGVLSKYGFDGGWASVFYCFGIFGIVWYLIWMMTVYESPATHPTISDEEKNLIQATALDLSNVDDFIVPWKSIISSPPVWGIIAANFALDWAFYILLISMPTFLMDVMKTSITKMGFLAAAPFLVKGLCTPMSGLSADILRKSRASTSIVRKVFYAVGAVASGFLILIAGYSMDVTVVVICMGLAGMTTSLAFPAYTVNMLDIAPRFASIIMGICNAIGTTAGFVSPIVVGFITQHKCAKDWQEVFWISFAILVAGTLLFCALTTGERQEWDKTETKPTEDDIIESQSSSDRS from the exons ATGCCAGTTATCTCCCCACCGAAACGTTACGTTTTGTCTGGAATGATTTTTGTTGGATTTTTTGTCATGTCTGGTTTGAGAGTAAACTTGAACGTAGCTATAGGAGCAATGGTTAACAATCACACAGCAGTAGTGGATGGACAAACAATATGTCGG GAGGCAGAATTTCATTGGGAACCCAAGTTGAGAG GTGTAATTCTAGGTGCGTTTTACTACGGTTACATGATATTCCAGATCCCTGGTGGATGGCTGGCATTGCGTCTCGGCGGGGCCCGGTTGTTTGGAATTGCAATTCTTGTGGCGTCTATATTTACTTTATTGACTCCAATGGCAACTCGATGGAGCCCTATCGCTCTGATTGTTTTGAGAATCTTAGAAGGATTAGCACTG GGCGTGCTCTTTCCGTGTAATCACGCAATATGGAGCCGCTGGGCCCCTTTAGCAGAAAGGACAACACTAGTTACTGTCTCCATTACAG GAACTAGCATCGGATATCTACTCACAATGCCTATTTCTGGTGTATTGAGCAAATACGGCTTTGACGGGGGCTGGGCGTCTGTATTCTATTGCTTTG GTATATTTGGCATTGTGTGGTACCTCATTTGGATGATGACAGTTTACGAGTCTCCTGCTACACATCCTACAATATCCGATGAAGAGAAAAACTTGATACAGGCCACAGCGCTGGATCTCTCTAAC GTAGATGACTTTATTGTTCCATGGAAATCAATCATATCGTCACCGCCAGTCTGGGGAATTATAGCTGCAAATTTTGCGTTAGACTGGGCATTTTACATATTACTTATTTCCATGCCAACATTTTTAATGGACGTCATGAAAACGTCTATCACTAAG atgGGCTTTCTTGCTGCTGCGCCTTTCCTTGTGAAAGGCCTTTGCACTCCGATGTCAGgactatcagctgatatcCTCAGGAAAAGTAGAGCTTCAACATCTATAGTTAGGAAAGTATTTTACGCCGTAG GAGCTGTAGCCAGTGGATTTCTCATTTTGATTGCTGGTTATTCTATGGATGTGACAGTAGTGGTTATCTGTATGGGTCTTGCTGGTATGACTACGTCACTAGCATTCCCGGCGTACACTGTGAACATGCTCGATATAGCTCCACGTTTCGCGTCTATCATTATGGGAATATGCAATGCAATTGGAACGACTGCTGGTTTTGTTAGTCCAATAGTAGTTGGATTTATCACGCAACATAAG tgtgcCAAGGATTGGCAAGAAGTGTtttggatttcttttgcaattttagtGGCTGGGACTCTGCTTTTCTGTGCACTGACGACTGGAGAACGTCAAGAATGGGATAAAACTGAAACCAAGCCAACAGAAGATGACATTATTGAATCACAATCAAGTTCCGACAGGAGTTGA
- the LOC141874772 gene encoding protein mago nashi homolog yields the protein MVFPLVKVIVGSYAPTLSFSKMSAEFYLRYYVGHKGKFGHEFLEFEFRPDGKLRYANNSNYKNDVMIRKEAFVHKAVMDELKRIIGESEILKEDDTLWPQPDRVGRQELEIVMADEHISFTTSKIGSLIDVNQCKDADGLRCFYYLVQDLKCMVFSLIGLHFKIKPI from the exons ATGGTTTTCCCGCTGGTTAAAGTTATTGTGGGCTCATATGCACCCACGCTTTCTTTTTCCAAGATGTCAGCAGAGTTTTATCTTCGCTATTATGTCGGACACAAAGGAAAATTCGGCCATGAGTTTCTAGAATTCGAGTTCCGTCCAGATG GAAAACTTCGGTATGCGAATAACTCAAACTACAAGAACGATGTGATGATTCGGAAAGAG GCATTTGTTCATAAAGCTGTTATGGATGAACTTAAACGCATAATTGGAGAAAGTGAG ATACTGAAAGAAGATGACACTCTATGGCCTCAGCCTGATAGAGTTGGTAGACAA GAACTTGAAATTGTGATGGCTGATGAGCACATTTCATTCACAACTTCCAAGATAGGTTCTCTCATTGACGTCAACCAATGCAA ggATGCAGATGGCCTGAGGTGCTTCTATTACCTGGTTCAAGATCTTAAGTGCATGGTATTTTCTCTTATTGGCCTTCACTTCAAGATCAAGCCAATCTAA